A region from the Thermodesulfobacteriota bacterium genome encodes:
- the hisH gene encoding imidazole glycerol phosphate synthase subunit HisH — protein MIGIIDYGMGNLLSVYHGLEMVGAEVKVCARGEDIKDVERIVLPGVGAFGDCMTNLTEKGFTEALNKAIIHQGKPILGICLGMQAMARRGFEGGEHKGLGWIEGDVVRLQPDDPLLRVPHVGWNEVHYRQESPLFAGLPLSPDCYFVHSYHLRCDHEHDVDAICNYGGAVTAAVRRNNIFGTQFHPEKSQDYGLQVLSNFLKWKP, from the coding sequence ATGATCGGTATTATTGATTACGGTATGGGGAATCTGCTTTCCGTTTACCACGGGTTGGAGATGGTGGGAGCGGAGGTAAAAGTCTGCGCCCGGGGGGAAGATATCAAAGATGTTGAACGAATTGTGCTTCCGGGTGTCGGCGCTTTCGGGGATTGTATGACGAACCTGACAGAGAAAGGTTTCACAGAAGCCCTGAATAAGGCGATTATCCACCAGGGCAAGCCCATTCTGGGTATCTGCCTCGGCATGCAGGCCATGGCGCGCCGAGGTTTCGAAGGCGGGGAACACAAAGGATTGGGTTGGATTGAGGGTGATGTCGTCCGCCTCCAGCCTGACGATCCGCTTCTGCGAGTGCCCCACGTGGGCTGGAATGAGGTTCATTATCGTCAAGAGAGCCCACTTTTTGCAGGGTTACCGCTGTCCCCTGATTGCTACTTCGTCCACTCCTATCACTTGAGGTGCGATCATGAACACGATGTGGATGCGATCTGCAATTATGGCGGCGCTGTAACCGCAGCGGTCAGGCGGAACAATATCTTCGGTACCCAGTTTCACCCGGAAAAAAGCCAGGATTATGGCCTACAAGTGCTTAGCAATTTTCTCAAATGGAAGCCATGA